One Candidatus Binatia bacterium DNA window includes the following coding sequences:
- a CDS encoding nitrate reductase subunit alpha, with the protein MSWIQDIVSPETRQWEEFYRNRFQHDRIVRSTHGVNCTGGCSWQIHVKDGIVVWETQQLDYPLLEDSLPPYEPRGCQRGISYSWYLYSPLRIKYPLIRGALLDAWEKEKQAAAGNTLQAWENLQKNEAKRSAYQTARGKGGFRRASWDTVLELMAAANIYTAKRHGPDRVIGFSPIPAMSMLSYAAGARFLQLFGGVNLSFYDWYCDLPTAFPEIWGEQTDVCESADWYNAKMIADMGACLNMTRTPDCHFFAESRHNGTKAVVFSPDFSQVCKYADQWVPLHAGSDGAFWMAVSHVILKEFHHEKSTPYFIQYVKRYTDSPYLVKLDKDGDHYLPGRLLRANEIKVWADLENGDWMFVNVDEKTNELVVPKGAMGHRWGKPGNWNMLFENTVDGKPYDPRLTFLGASDDTLPTQFTEFGLDTKAVRHVPVRYIETAAGKVPVTTVYDLIMAQYGVGRGLKGEYPKDYTDASAAYTPAWQEIITGVNSKTVLQFAREWANTAAATEGKCMIIIGAGINHWYHANLMYRSGAMALMLTGCVGKNGGGLNHYVGQEKLAPVESWSAIAFAKDWQGAARLQQAPLWHYINTCQFRYDGHFSRYNAVPKNKWTAQHTADTIYQSVRMGWMPFYPQFNQNSLSLAEEAEKNGARTDEEITAYVVKKLKNKELHYSASDPDAPENHPRVWYIWRGNAIMGSMKGHEYALKHYLGTHSNAIGKDSDEHPAEVKWHDVAPLGKMDLVVDLNFRMDSSALYSDIVLPAASWYEKADLNSTDLHSFIHPLSQAVAPVWESKADWDIFKALAKATSDCAREHFAKPVKDVVALPLSHDTPDEITQPTIKDWYRGECEPVPGKTMHKLTVIERDYTRLYDKYIALGDRLRASGLGAHGVNYACEAEYDHLVASKHFPTVIVDGKEYPSLREDRQAANVLLHLSTLTNGALNLQAYRNMEKKTGLQLVDLGAGNADVRLFYEDLQAQPRRYNTSPVWSGLMNNGRAYAPYTYNHDRLVPWRTLTGRQHFYLDHDLYIAYGENLPTYKPSPRPEAYGDLRETVKSGQALALNCLTPHGKWHIHSTYMDNHRMLTLSRGCEPCWLSEADAKTLGIQDNDWVEVYNDHGVYCTRASVSSRIPRGVCIVYHVPERTVGIPKSQIRGRRGGGHNSFTRIHLKPNYLSGGYGQFSYHFNYWGPIAPQRDTHVFIKKMTKVVF; encoded by the coding sequence ATGAGTTGGATTCAGGACATCGTTTCACCCGAGACGCGGCAGTGGGAAGAGTTTTATCGCAACCGCTTCCAGCACGATCGAATCGTGCGCAGCACCCATGGCGTGAACTGTACGGGCGGCTGCTCGTGGCAGATCCACGTCAAGGACGGCATCGTGGTGTGGGAAACCCAGCAGCTCGACTATCCGCTGCTCGAGGACTCCCTGCCGCCGTACGAACCGCGCGGCTGCCAGCGCGGCATCTCGTATTCGTGGTACCTGTACAGCCCGCTGCGCATCAAGTATCCGCTGATCCGCGGCGCGCTGCTCGACGCGTGGGAAAAAGAGAAGCAGGCCGCCGCTGGAAACACCTTGCAGGCATGGGAAAACCTGCAGAAGAACGAGGCCAAGCGCAGCGCTTACCAGACCGCCCGCGGCAAGGGCGGCTTCCGGCGCGCTAGCTGGGACACCGTCCTCGAGCTCATGGCGGCGGCCAACATCTACACCGCCAAGCGCCACGGCCCCGACCGGGTCATCGGCTTCTCGCCGATTCCCGCGATGTCGATGCTGAGCTACGCCGCCGGCGCCCGCTTCCTCCAGCTCTTCGGCGGCGTCAATCTGAGCTTCTACGACTGGTACTGCGATCTCCCCACCGCGTTCCCGGAAATCTGGGGCGAACAGACCGACGTCTGCGAAAGCGCAGACTGGTACAACGCCAAGATGATTGCCGACATGGGTGCGTGTCTGAACATGACGCGCACGCCGGACTGCCACTTCTTCGCGGAATCACGGCACAACGGCACCAAAGCGGTGGTCTTCTCCCCCGACTTCAGCCAGGTGTGCAAGTATGCCGATCAGTGGGTGCCCCTGCACGCCGGCAGCGACGGCGCGTTCTGGATGGCCGTGTCGCACGTCATCCTCAAGGAATTCCACCACGAGAAGTCGACCCCGTATTTCATCCAGTACGTCAAGCGCTACACGGACAGTCCTTACCTCGTAAAGCTCGACAAAGACGGCGACCACTACCTCCCCGGCCGACTGCTGCGCGCCAACGAGATCAAAGTCTGGGCCGATCTCGAAAACGGCGACTGGATGTTCGTCAACGTCGACGAAAAGACCAACGAACTCGTCGTCCCCAAGGGCGCGATGGGGCATCGCTGGGGCAAGCCCGGCAACTGGAACATGCTGTTCGAGAACACCGTCGACGGCAAGCCCTACGACCCTCGCCTCACCTTCCTCGGCGCCTCCGACGATACCCTGCCGACCCAGTTCACCGAGTTCGGACTCGACACGAAAGCGGTGCGCCACGTACCGGTACGGTACATCGAAACGGCCGCGGGCAAGGTGCCGGTCACCACGGTCTACGACCTCATCATGGCCCAGTACGGCGTCGGTCGCGGCCTGAAGGGCGAGTACCCGAAGGACTACACGGATGCCAGCGCCGCCTACACCCCCGCCTGGCAGGAGATCATCACCGGCGTCAACAGTAAGACCGTTCTGCAGTTCGCCCGCGAATGGGCGAACACGGCAGCCGCCACCGAAGGCAAGTGCATGATCATCATCGGGGCCGGCATCAACCACTGGTACCATGCCAACCTGATGTATCGCTCCGGTGCGATGGCGCTCATGCTCACCGGCTGCGTGGGCAAGAACGGCGGCGGCCTCAACCACTACGTCGGTCAGGAGAAACTCGCGCCCGTCGAGTCGTGGTCGGCAATCGCCTTCGCCAAGGACTGGCAGGGTGCAGCCCGACTGCAACAGGCGCCGCTCTGGCACTACATCAACACCTGCCAGTTCCGCTACGACGGCCACTTCTCCCGGTACAACGCCGTGCCCAAGAACAAGTGGACGGCGCAACACACGGCCGACACCATCTATCAGTCCGTCCGCATGGGCTGGATGCCGTTCTACCCACAGTTCAACCAGAACTCCCTGTCCCTGGCCGAAGAGGCCGAAAAGAACGGCGCCAGAACCGACGAGGAAATTACCGCCTACGTCGTCAAGAAACTCAAGAACAAGGAGCTACACTACTCCGCCTCCGACCCGGACGCTCCCGAGAATCACCCGCGTGTGTGGTACATCTGGCGCGGCAACGCGATCATGGGGAGCATGAAGGGCCACGAGTACGCCCTCAAGCACTACCTCGGGACGCACAGCAACGCGATCGGCAAGGACTCGGACGAGCACCCCGCGGAGGTCAAGTGGCATGACGTGGCCCCGCTCGGGAAGATGGACCTGGTCGTCGACTTGAACTTCCGCATGGACTCGTCGGCGCTGTACTCCGATATCGTCCTGCCGGCCGCCTCCTGGTACGAGAAGGCCGACCTCAACAGCACCGACCTGCACTCGTTCATCCACCCGCTGTCGCAGGCAGTGGCCCCGGTGTGGGAGTCCAAGGCCGACTGGGACATTTTCAAGGCCCTCGCCAAGGCAACCAGCGACTGCGCCCGCGAGCACTTCGCCAAGCCGGTAAAGGACGTGGTCGCCCTGCCCCTCTCCCACGACACCCCCGACGAAATCACCCAGCCCACCATCAAGGACTGGTATCGCGGGGAGTGCGAGCCGGTCCCCGGCAAGACGATGCACAAGCTGACGGTCATCGAGCGCGACTACACCAGGCTTTACGACAAGTACATCGCGCTCGGCGACCGGTTGCGGGCCTCGGGGCTCGGCGCCCACGGCGTCAATTACGCATGCGAGGCGGAATACGACCATCTCGTCGCCTCCAAGCACTTTCCCACCGTGATCGTCGACGGGAAGGAGTACCCCTCGCTGCGCGAGGATCGCCAGGCCGCTAACGTCCTGCTTCACCTCTCCACGCTGACCAACGGCGCCCTGAACCTGCAGGCCTACCGCAATATGGAAAAGAAGACGGGCCTACAGCTCGTCGACCTCGGCGCCGGCAACGCCGACGTCCGGCTCTTCTACGAGGACCTGCAGGCGCAGCCGCGGCGCTACAACACCTCGCCGGTCTGGTCGGGCCTGATGAACAACGGTCGGGCCTATGCTCCGTACACCTACAACCACGACCGCCTCGTGCCCTGGCGCACCCTCACCGGCCGCCAGCACTTCTACCTCGACCACGACCTCTACATCGCCTACGGGGAGAACCTGCCGACCTACAAACCGTCGCCCCGCCCCGAGGCTTACGGCGACCTGCGCGAAACCGTCAAGAGCGGTCAGGCACTCGCGCTCAACTGCCTTACCCCGCACGGCAAGTGGCACATCCATTCCACATACATGGACAACCACCGCATGCTCACGCTGTCGCGCGGCTGCGAACCGTGCTGGCTCAGCGAGGCCGACGCCAAGACTCTCGGCATCCAGGACAACGACTGGGTCGAAGTCTATAACGACCACGGCGTCTACTGCACTCGCGCCTCGGTGAGCTCGCGCATCCCGCGCGGCGTGTGCATCGTGTACCACGTACCCGAACGTACCGTCGGCATCCCCAAGTCGCAGATTCGCGGCCGGCGCGGCGGCGGGCACAACAGCTTCACCCGCATTCACCTGAAGCCCAACTACCTGAGCGGCGGCTACGGGCAGTTCAGCTACCACTTCAACTACTGGGGCCCGATCGCCCCGCAACGCGACACCCACGTGTTCATCAAGAAGATGACCAAGGTGGTCTTCTAG
- a CDS encoding cytochrome c, whose product MSRDTIRCRGVMERATPTLTAGPFGAMLSLLGRALVILGAVVSGALPALPAAGSPAQDNFNAFCGACHTIGGGQRVGPDLKGATERRSREWLVTFITNSQAMIAAGDPDAKALFEKYNKTVMPNAPYSRAQIEEIIDLMAGGGGAAAPAVAAAEVRIEATPEEVTKGQALFQGTQRFANGGAPCLSCHHVSGDTVFGGGVLAKELTDAFSRMGAAGLQGILQAPPFPVMQQAYATHALTRTEINALTAYLQEAGGRTTAGFGQPRENAVKLAFSGLGGFSVLMVLYGAIWRRRKSYPVNHDVFARQVRSE is encoded by the coding sequence ATGAGTAGAGACACGATTAGATGTCGCGGTGTGATGGAACGCGCCACGCCCACGCTCACGGCGGGGCCCTTTGGCGCAATGTTATCGCTGCTCGGGCGGGCGCTGGTGATCCTCGGCGCGGTGGTGAGCGGCGCGTTACCGGCCCTGCCGGCGGCCGGGTCGCCGGCACAGGACAACTTCAACGCATTCTGCGGTGCCTGCCACACGATCGGCGGGGGGCAACGCGTCGGGCCCGACCTCAAGGGCGCCACCGAACGACGCTCCCGCGAGTGGCTTGTCACGTTCATCACGAACTCCCAGGCGATGATCGCTGCCGGCGACCCCGACGCCAAGGCGTTGTTCGAGAAGTACAACAAGACCGTCATGCCGAACGCCCCGTACTCCCGGGCGCAGATCGAGGAGATTATCGACCTGATGGCTGGCGGGGGCGGCGCCGCGGCACCCGCCGTTGCCGCGGCCGAGGTGAGGATAGAAGCGACCCCCGAAGAAGTGACCAAAGGCCAGGCGTTGTTCCAGGGGACGCAACGTTTCGCCAACGGCGGAGCGCCGTGTCTGTCCTGTCACCATGTCAGCGGCGACACAGTCTTCGGCGGCGGCGTGCTTGCCAAGGAACTCACCGATGCCTTCTCCCGTATGGGTGCCGCCGGTCTCCAGGGCATTCTGCAGGCGCCCCCGTTCCCGGTGATGCAACAGGCCTACGCCACTCACGCGCTTACCCGCACCGAAATCAACGCGCTCACCGCGTACCTTCAGGAAGCCGGTGGACGTACGACGGCGGGGTTTGGCCAGCCGCGCGAGAACGCCGTGAAACTCGCGTTCAGCGGCCTCGGCGGTTTCAGCGTTCTAATGGTGCTTTACGGAGCCATCTGGCGCCGTCGCAAGTCGTATCCGGTCAACCACGACGTGTTCGCTCGCCAGGTCCGTAGCGAGTGA